A window of the Garra rufa chromosome 10, GarRuf1.0, whole genome shotgun sequence genome harbors these coding sequences:
- the slco5a1b gene encoding solute carrier organic anion transporter family member 5A1b has protein sequence MFGRCEAAPLTGVYTYDVTPATVQRFRTLLQRLAHRGLSWEDDITQQVLSNEFSKLRKVSFPLPERRPQSYGIAAGDRRMKSSEAEVRKTLKYLQHLGLLPKTTHKEAELQYYRSGEPRPEIDSSPPEFIPEVPYQAKSYPDLSRYQSDAAQVPRQEGGSDLLAAALQKYLSKNKPPQPNLGDRSRTDRLYLKDGSTKSSVSDSLTPVDESFIWKVLRNVGRHSVDVKSLKAADLDKLAVLIADALQVVEQQAGQGETPRDLETQQSPEDEAEDVQYEDPRPESYAMDQIPEDSAQKQREEDEESSSITQKTVQTIPPVTEGQTVVEEKRTMDKQDADLLGKLLEYLDKTSSSEPEPVDKGRGVSVETVRSRTTHREVGMQKKAIERVEEVEGWVQAAAIAPSSGLKENPAPHRKNMKVQDLQLDVQSNAKNDIYGYIITDTENLPTDKGLYLMELVARKAKIQMTDFSELSVVSPAVTFQVRPNAQNVTTADVANVAVRQKDELEKEAKVKIVEAGVTDRSKLNQIPTKYSRSESLKFLILTVISIICITGVLLASSVVYCLRHRSHHKLKEKLTNLGSDPTTDATATYQELCRQRMAVKPPVEKSDPIHSSRINSVSSQLSDGPMPSPSARTSTSSWSEEPAHSNMDISTGHMILAYMEDHLKNKNRLESEWEALCAYQAEPNATTIGQRDGNVKKNRTSTVIAYDHCRITLKVENNQGNSDYINASPIMDHDPRNPAYIATQGPLPSTVADFWQMVWESGCVVIVMLTPLTENGVKQCYHYWPDEGSNLYHIYEVNLVSEHVWCEDFLVRSFYLKNMQTNETRTVTQFHYHTWLNDHTPETSQTLLDFRRKVNKCYRGRSCPVIVHCSDGAGRTGTYILIDMVLNKMAKGAKEIDIAATLEHLRDQRPNMVQTKDQFEFALTTVAEEVNAILKVLPQ, from the exons ATGTTCGGCCGCTGCGAGGCTGCTCCACTAACAGGCGTCTACACGTATGACGTCACGCCAGCAACGGTGCAGAGATTTCGCACGCTGCTTCAGAGACTGGCACACAGAG GGCTGTCTTGGGAAGATGACATCACACAGCAAGTTCTATCAAACGAGTTCTCCAAACTACGCAAAGTTTCATTTCCATTACCAGAGCGCAG GCCGCAGAGTTATGGGATTGCTGCTGGAGACAGAAGAATGAAATCATCTGAGGCTGAGGTTAGGAAGACCCTGAAATACCTGCAGCACCTTGGACTGCTACCAAAAACAACACACAAG GAGGCGGAGCTTCAATATTATCGCTCTGGAGAACCACGCCCTGAAATTGACTCCTCCCCTCCTGAGTTCATTCCAGAGGTACCATATCAAGCAAAGTCTTACCCTGACCTCAGCCGATACCAGAGCGATGCGGCACAAGTTCCTCGGCAGGAAGGGGGGTCAGACCTGCTGGCAGCCGCTCTTCAGAAGTATCTTTCCAAGAACAAACCGCCTCAGCCTAATCTGGGGGACAGATCCAGAACGGACCGACTCTACCTAAAAGATGGATCAACAAAGTCTTCCGTCAGTGACTCTCTTACACCTGTGGATG AATCTTTCATCTGGAAAGTTCTGCGTAATGTGGGAAGGCACAGTGTGGATGTGAAGAGTCTGAAGGCAGCAGACCTGGATAAGCTTGCTGTTCTTATCGCAGATGCTCTGCAGGTGGTGGAACAGCAGGCAGGCCAAGGAGAGACACCCAGGGACCTGGAGACACAGCAGAGTCCTGAGGACGAGGCAGAAGACGTGCAATATGAGGACCCGCGTCCTGAGAGTTATGCAATGGATCAAATCCCTGAAGACAGTGCTCAGAAACAGAGGGAAGAGGATGAGGAAAGTTCATCCATCACTCAAAAGACAGTCCAAACCATCCCGCCTGTGACAG AGGGCCAGACAGTAGTGGAGGAGAAGAGAACTATGGACAAG CAGGATGCAGACTTGTTAGGAAAGCTGCTGGAGTACCTGGATAAGACCTCCAGCTCAGAACCAGAGCCTGTTGATAAGGGGCGGGGTGTGTCTGTGGAGACGGTTCGTAGCCGAACAACACACCGGGAGGTGGGGATGCAGAAAAAGGCCATAGAGAGAGTGGAGGAGGTAGAAGGCTGGGTCCAGGCAGCAGCTATAGCACCCTCCTCTGGCCTGAAGGAAAACCCTGCACCACACCGCAAGAACATGAAAGTACAGGATCTTCAGCTTGATGTCCAGAGCAACGCTAAAAATGACATCTACGGATACATTATTACTGACACAGA GAATCTTCCCACCGATAAGGGTTTGTACCTGATGGAGTTGGTGGCTCGTAAAGCAAAGATTCAAATGACTGATTTCTCAGAGCTCTC TGTTGTTAGTCCAGCTGTGACATTTCAGGTCCGTCCAAACGCTCAGAACGTCACTACAGCGGATGTGGCTAATGTGGCAG TCCGTCAGAAGGATGAACTGGAGAAAGAAGCAAAAGTCAAGATTGTAGAGGCTGGAGTCACTGAT AGGAGCAAACTGAATCAGATTCCCACTAAGTACAGTCGCTCCGAGTCTCTGAAGTTTCTGATTCTGACTGTGATTTCCATCATCTGTATAACTGGAGTGTTGTTGGCGTCCAGTGTGGTCTACTGCCTGCGTCATCGCTCTCATCACAAACTCAAAGAGAAGCTCACCAACCTTGGCTCTGACCCAACTACTGACGCCACTGCTACATACCAG GAACTGTGTAGGCAGCGGATGGCAGTAAAGCCTCCTGTAGAGAAGTCGGATCCTATTCATTCTTCTCGTATAAATAGTGTGTCATCTCAGCTGAGTGACGGCCCAATGCCAAGCCCCTCTGCACGCACTAGCACCTCCTCCTGGAGCGAAGAGCCTGCCCACTCCAACATGGACATCTCCACTGGCCACATGATACTG GCATATATGGAGGATCACCTGAAAAATAAGAATCGTTTGGAGTCGGAGTGGGAGGCTCTCTGTGCATACCAGGCTGAGCCCAATGCCACCACCATCGGCCAGAGAGACGGCAACGTCAAGAAAAACCGCACGAGCACAGTCATAGCCT atgATCATTGCAGAATAACTCTGAAGGTGGAGAACAATCAAGGCAACTCGGACTACATCAATGCCAGCCCAATT ATGGATCATGACCCTCGTAATCCTGCATATATTGCCACTCAGGGCCCGCTGCCCTCCACCGTGGCTGACTTCTGGCAG ATGGTCTGGGAGAGCGGGTGTGTGGTGATTGTCATGCTGACTCCTCTCACTGAGAACGGTGTGAAGCAGTGTTACCACTACTGGCCCGATGAAGGCTCCAACCTCTACCACATTTATGAG GTTAATCTGGTTTCTGAGCATGTGTGGTGTGAGGATTTCCTGGTTCGCAGCTTTTACCTGAAGAACATGCAGACTAACGAGACCCGTACAGTCACGCAGTTTCACTATCACACCTGGCTGAATGACCATACACCTGAAACCAGCCAAACCCTCCTTGACTTCCGCAG GAAAGTAAACAAATGCTACCGTGGAAGATCCTGCCCTGTCATTGTTCACTGCAG TGATGGAGCTGGTCGGACTGGGACGTACATTTTGATTGACATGGTGTTGAATAAAATGGCCAAAG GTGCAAAAGAGATTGATATTGCTGCTACGCTTGAACACCTGAGAGACCAGAGACCCAACATGGTTCAGACCAag GATCAGTTTGAGTTTGCACTGACGACTGTAGCGGAAGAGGTGAACGCTATTCTCAAAGTCCTGCCACAGTGA